In the Streptomyces sp. BHT-5-2 genome, one interval contains:
- a CDS encoding AAA family ATPase: protein MELAKTLGHSGGAVGNACATLVARGEAELVGSHPRRYRATPKTTAAAQSAPTNPPGPAPAVPQSRPNPPSAKAVHVPASRSGRPLPIMRPNGQRYHPRALAQLPDVEALRRLREAGVAVLLYGPPGTGKTSLIEAAFPDLITVAGDGDTTVGDLIGEYTQDTSGGYEFIYGPLVTAMQEGRALLLDDATLISPKVLAALYPAMDGRRQIQVKAHKGETITAADGFYVIAGHNPGVHGAVLTEALASRFSVQIQVGSDYDLAACLKINRTAVRIARHLATSQQAGEVGWAPQLRELIAFQKIADVLGTEAAFANLVGIAPLEDRDVVAEIVTKALGRPVTALALGRQL, encoded by the coding sequence ATGGAACTGGCGAAGACGCTGGGGCATTCAGGAGGAGCCGTCGGCAACGCCTGCGCCACGCTGGTGGCTCGGGGCGAGGCCGAGTTGGTGGGTTCCCACCCCCGCCGATACCGGGCCACGCCCAAGACCACTGCCGCCGCCCAAAGCGCCCCAACCAACCCGCCCGGCCCCGCACCGGCAGTGCCCCAATCTCGCCCCAACCCACCCTCGGCGAAAGCCGTGCACGTACCAGCTTCCCGTTCAGGAAGGCCGCTGCCCATCATGCGCCCGAACGGACAGCGATATCACCCCAGGGCCCTGGCCCAACTCCCGGACGTGGAAGCGTTGCGCAGGCTGCGCGAGGCGGGGGTTGCGGTGTTGCTGTACGGGCCTCCGGGGACGGGGAAGACCTCGCTGATCGAGGCGGCCTTCCCGGACCTGATCACAGTGGCCGGGGACGGGGACACCACCGTCGGCGACCTCATCGGCGAATACACCCAGGACACCAGCGGCGGCTACGAATTCATCTATGGCCCCCTGGTCACCGCCATGCAGGAAGGGCGCGCCCTCCTCCTGGACGACGCCACACTGATCTCCCCCAAAGTCCTGGCCGCCCTCTACCCGGCGATGGACGGGCGCCGTCAGATCCAGGTCAAGGCGCACAAGGGCGAGACGATCACCGCCGCCGATGGCTTCTACGTGATCGCCGGTCACAACCCGGGCGTGCACGGGGCTGTGCTGACCGAGGCGCTGGCCTCCCGGTTCAGCGTGCAGATCCAAGTCGGCTCCGATTACGACCTGGCCGCCTGCTTGAAGATCAACCGCACGGCGGTCCGCATCGCACGCCACCTGGCCACCAGCCAACAGGCAGGCGAAGTCGGCTGGGCACCCCAACTGCGCGAGTTGATCGCGTTCCAGAAGATCGCCGATGTCCTGGGCACCGAGGCCGCCTTCGCCAACCTGGTCGGCATCGCACCCCTGGAAGACCGCGATGTGGTCGCCGAGATCGTCACCAAAGCCCTCGGCCGCCCGGTCACCGCCCTCGCCCTGGGCCGCCAGCTCTAA
- a CDS encoding SAF domain-containing protein, whose translation MVVSAVGFTLVAQVIGERTQVLVLAHDVSAGHVLKPGDLRVVQVAAEAGVVPATDRGTVLGRRARVPLMGGALLAPGQVGASAEFPPKGFSQVAFAVEQGGAPPDLSKGERVAVVPGPDGTGTGAVQGAGEEESAAPSMVGTVAGVRAPESAGGPRVVTVLVETAAARRAARLDHPHVVVLPTEGGESP comes from the coding sequence GTGGTGGTCTCGGCGGTCGGCTTCACGCTGGTCGCGCAGGTCATCGGCGAGCGGACCCAGGTGCTGGTGCTGGCTCATGACGTGTCGGCAGGCCACGTGTTGAAGCCGGGCGATCTGCGCGTGGTGCAGGTGGCGGCGGAGGCAGGGGTTGTCCCTGCGACGGACCGGGGCACGGTACTGGGGCGGCGTGCACGGGTGCCGCTGATGGGTGGGGCTCTGCTGGCACCGGGGCAAGTAGGGGCGAGTGCCGAATTCCCGCCGAAGGGGTTCTCGCAGGTGGCGTTCGCGGTGGAGCAGGGCGGTGCGCCGCCGGATCTCTCCAAAGGGGAACGCGTCGCAGTCGTTCCCGGTCCAGATGGCACCGGCACCGGTGCGGTGCAGGGTGCCGGCGAGGAGGAATCGGCCGCTCCGTCGATGGTGGGGACGGTGGCGGGGGTGCGGGCGCCGGAGTCGGCGGGTGGGCCGCGGGTGGTCACGGTGCTGGTGGAGACCGCGGCAGCACGTCGGGCCGCGCGGTTGGATCACCCGCATGTGGTGGTGCTCCCCACCGAGGGGGGTGAGTCTCCGTGA
- a CDS encoding VWA domain-containing protein — MSAQLHNHVPPVPPALSESERAAARWEDDGGSLAEVRPSTHRVQWLRIAAALSARLPELTGREDILVTCEDGTRSGAPAAFYPTLAQLEIDTALFAPLHPATIRPARPGDEDRYPAAWGAFVHEAAHAAHSHWHTPPPLRGTALDEAGQILEESRAERAHLGRRPSDRRYLRAAIRTLILNDFASTAPSDRWQAALAAGLLLARRDAGILAPDETHTLEHTLTGILGPELLKSLADIWTAAHATGDADGAAMMDHARAWCQALGAAPTGAPPPPGPTSGRVGVLAEVIGKVVAQVQANEAAQAAVEAKVAAARAARAQAKASQAAQARQAAKTAQKVFSSNGRPFTPDAPGKGRDRSPVTGTRAPEAGEKAAAGRLARALRAAAYRERTTTVTASAAPPGRLNMRQALARDAQRAAGATPTATPWTRTLHRPTPTPPLRVGIAVDVSGSMHRATAPMASAAWILAKATALTDPDSRTATVAYHRSITAITAPGRTPARVTQFKAKGADHSLAEATDALTAGLDLDRPGAGRLLAIASDGCYRPDEAARAAERITALRRAGCAVLWLAFDPDPRPLPGTTLLELTDPAQAAIAIGKAATAALAATT, encoded by the coding sequence ATGTCTGCGCAGTTGCACAACCACGTCCCGCCCGTCCCGCCCGCTCTGTCGGAGTCAGAACGGGCCGCCGCTCGCTGGGAGGACGACGGCGGTAGCCTCGCCGAAGTGCGCCCCAGCACGCACCGTGTCCAGTGGCTGCGGATCGCCGCTGCCCTCAGCGCCCGGCTTCCGGAACTGACCGGCCGTGAAGACATTCTCGTCACCTGCGAGGACGGCACCCGCTCTGGTGCCCCCGCTGCCTTCTACCCCACCCTCGCCCAACTGGAGATCGACACCGCCCTCTTCGCCCCGCTGCATCCGGCCACCATCCGCCCCGCCCGGCCCGGCGACGAAGACCGCTACCCCGCCGCCTGGGGAGCCTTCGTCCACGAAGCCGCGCACGCCGCCCACAGCCACTGGCACACCCCACCCCCACTGCGCGGCACCGCCCTCGATGAGGCCGGGCAAATCCTGGAGGAGTCCCGTGCCGAACGCGCACACCTGGGCCGCCGCCCCAGTGACCGCCGCTACCTACGCGCCGCCATCCGCACATTGATCCTGAACGACTTCGCCAGCACTGCCCCCTCCGACCGTTGGCAGGCCGCCCTCGCGGCCGGGTTGCTCCTCGCCCGCCGCGACGCCGGAATCCTCGCCCCGGACGAAACCCACACCCTGGAGCACACCCTCACCGGCATCCTCGGCCCCGAACTCCTGAAATCCCTCGCCGACATCTGGACCGCAGCGCACGCCACCGGCGACGCGGACGGGGCGGCAATGATGGACCACGCCCGCGCCTGGTGCCAGGCCCTGGGCGCCGCCCCCACCGGCGCACCCCCGCCGCCGGGCCCGACCAGCGGCCGCGTGGGCGTGCTGGCCGAAGTCATCGGCAAGGTGGTCGCCCAGGTGCAGGCGAACGAGGCCGCCCAGGCCGCCGTCGAAGCCAAGGTCGCCGCCGCACGCGCGGCCCGCGCACAGGCCAAGGCGAGTCAGGCCGCCCAGGCACGGCAGGCGGCGAAGACCGCCCAGAAGGTCTTCTCCTCCAACGGGCGCCCTTTCACCCCCGACGCACCCGGCAAAGGCCGCGACCGTTCGCCGGTGACCGGAACCCGGGCGCCGGAAGCAGGAGAGAAAGCGGCGGCCGGACGGCTGGCCCGGGCACTGCGGGCCGCCGCCTACCGCGAACGCACCACCACCGTCACCGCCTCCGCCGCCCCGCCCGGACGCCTCAACATGCGCCAGGCGCTGGCCCGGGACGCCCAACGCGCCGCAGGCGCCACCCCCACCGCAACCCCCTGGACCCGCACCCTCCACCGCCCCACCCCCACCCCACCCCTCCGGGTCGGCATCGCCGTCGACGTCTCCGGCTCCATGCACCGCGCCACCGCCCCCATGGCCTCGGCCGCCTGGATCCTTGCCAAAGCCACTGCCCTGACCGACCCCGACTCCCGCACCGCCACCGTCGCCTACCACCGCTCGATCACCGCCATCACCGCCCCCGGACGTACCCCCGCCCGCGTCACCCAGTTCAAAGCCAAGGGAGCGGACCACAGCCTCGCCGAGGCCACCGACGCCCTGACCGCCGGGCTCGACCTCGACCGCCCGGGGGCGGGCCGCCTGCTGGCCATCGCCTCCGACGGCTGCTACCGCCCCGACGAGGCCGCCCGCGCCGCCGAGCGCATCACCGCCCTTCGACGAGCAGGGTGCGCGGTGCTGTGGCTCGCGTTCGACCCCGACCCCCGCCCCCTGCCCGGTACCACTTTGCTGGAACTCACCGACCCGGCCCAGGCCGCCATCGCCATCGGGAAAGCCGCCACCGCGGCCCTCGCCGCCACTACCTGA
- a CDS encoding TadE/TadG family type IV pilus assembly protein: MELVLVIPLLVMVLLVVVGLGRLADARLVVADAAHQAARAASLARTERAARTQAHRAATTALKEVHANCTHPSIGVTTGGLIPGANVSAKVSCTAGLADLTGTGMPGHVRLAGTAFSVVDTFRGKAS; this comes from the coding sequence GTGGAGCTGGTGCTGGTCATCCCGTTGTTGGTGATGGTGTTGCTCGTCGTGGTGGGGCTTGGGCGGCTCGCTGACGCACGCCTGGTGGTGGCGGATGCCGCTCATCAGGCCGCCCGTGCCGCTTCCCTGGCCCGCACCGAACGCGCCGCCCGCACCCAGGCCCACCGCGCCGCGACGACGGCGCTCAAAGAAGTGCACGCCAACTGCACACATCCGAGCATCGGCGTCACGACCGGTGGCCTCATCCCGGGTGCCAACGTCTCGGCGAAGGTCTCCTGCACCGCCGGCCTGGCAGATCTCACCGGCACCGGGATGCCTGGCCACGTACGCCTGGCTGGCACGGCCTTCTCCGTAGTAGACACCTTCAGGGGCAAAGCATCGTGA
- a CDS encoding TadE/TadG family type IV pilus assembly protein yields MPRGVRDDRGAATTQLVLVVPVLLLLAMLVVQFALVWHARHIAQYAAGRALAAARTKDGTAAEGRAQARRSLAALGSRVLTVPSVTVDRTTVQTTVRVRGKAIAVVPGLSLRASGTASGPTERLTSPTGHRP; encoded by the coding sequence ATGCCACGTGGGGTGCGTGACGACCGCGGAGCGGCGACTACCCAGCTGGTGCTGGTCGTTCCGGTGCTGCTGCTCCTGGCCATGCTGGTGGTGCAATTTGCGCTCGTCTGGCATGCGCGGCACATCGCCCAGTACGCCGCCGGGCGGGCTCTGGCCGCTGCCCGCACGAAGGACGGGACCGCTGCCGAGGGCCGGGCACAGGCCCGGCGCAGCCTCGCAGCGCTGGGCAGCAGGGTCCTGACCGTCCCCTCCGTGACGGTCGACCGCACCACCGTGCAGACCACTGTGCGAGTCCGCGGAAAGGCCATAGCTGTGGTGCCCGGCCTGAGTCTGCGCGCGTCTGGCACTGCTTCCGGTCCCACCGAACGCCTCACCAGCCCCACTGGGCATCGGCCATGA
- a CDS encoding CpaF family protein, whose product MGETLMPPGVVPAQDEQELVLLVRQRVAARLAEYAGEREAAGLPAETEAARRSTVDRLLAEELGAQRRLALSYGSRVVDAAVEDRVTQAVTDALFGTGRLERLLADTTLENICINGCDVVWVKDASGTWRRESAVAASDAELVELVRTLAASTGDEERRFDRGMPRLNLQLPDGSRLFAVMAVTGRVSLTIRRHRFPAASMAELVRLGVCDQQLAGFLTALVRARKNIVIGGGTNVGKTTVLRAFAHEIPPMERLVTIEDTFELGLDADPVAHPNVVAMQAREPNIEGQGGIDQAELVRWGLRMSPDRVIVGEIRGAEVIPMCNAMSQGNDGSLSTIHASTSRGVFTKLASYAAQAPERLSLEATNLMVASAVHFVVHLGWDTAGRRAVDSVREVVDADGAQIVSNEVYRPGPDGRAVPATPLRTETLNDLVVAGLEPQAAEAPWWGATG is encoded by the coding sequence ATGGGCGAAACGCTGATGCCGCCGGGCGTAGTACCGGCCCAGGACGAACAGGAATTGGTGCTGCTGGTGCGCCAGCGGGTGGCAGCGCGCCTGGCGGAGTATGCCGGTGAGCGCGAGGCAGCCGGGTTGCCGGCGGAGACCGAGGCGGCGCGCCGGTCCACTGTGGATCGTCTGCTGGCCGAGGAACTGGGGGCCCAGCGCCGCCTGGCCCTATCCTACGGCAGTCGGGTCGTCGATGCGGCTGTCGAGGATCGGGTTACCCAGGCGGTCACGGATGCGCTGTTCGGAACGGGGCGCTTGGAGCGGCTTCTGGCGGACACCACGCTGGAGAACATCTGCATCAATGGCTGCGATGTCGTCTGGGTCAAGGATGCCTCCGGCACGTGGCGCCGCGAGAGTGCGGTGGCGGCCTCGGATGCCGAGCTGGTGGAGCTTGTGCGCACCCTTGCGGCCAGTACGGGCGACGAAGAGCGTCGCTTCGACCGGGGAATGCCCCGGTTGAACCTGCAACTCCCAGATGGATCTCGCCTCTTCGCTGTTATGGCGGTCACGGGACGGGTGTCGCTGACGATCCGCCGCCATCGCTTCCCAGCGGCGTCGATGGCTGAGCTGGTGCGGCTGGGCGTGTGTGATCAGCAGTTGGCCGGGTTCTTGACGGCGCTGGTGCGGGCGCGGAAGAACATCGTGATCGGCGGCGGGACCAATGTCGGCAAGACCACGGTGTTGCGGGCCTTTGCTCACGAGATTCCGCCCATGGAGCGGCTGGTGACGATCGAGGACACTTTCGAGCTCGGTCTGGACGCCGATCCGGTGGCGCATCCGAATGTGGTGGCGATGCAGGCGCGGGAGCCGAATATCGAGGGGCAGGGCGGTATCGACCAGGCGGAGCTGGTGCGTTGGGGGCTTCGGATGTCCCCGGACCGGGTCATCGTCGGGGAGATCCGTGGAGCCGAGGTCATCCCGATGTGCAACGCCATGTCGCAGGGCAACGACGGCTCCCTGTCGACCATCCATGCCTCCACTTCGCGCGGGGTGTTCACCAAACTTGCCTCCTACGCGGCGCAGGCTCCGGAGCGGTTGTCGTTGGAGGCGACGAACCTGATGGTTGCCTCTGCGGTCCACTTCGTAGTGCACCTGGGCTGGGATACGGCCGGGCGGCGGGCGGTCGACTCGGTGCGGGAGGTCGTCGACGCCGACGGGGCCCAGATCGTCTCGAACGAGGTCTACCGCCCCGGCCCGGACGGGCGGGCTGTTCCCGCTACCCCGTTGCGGACGGAGACCCTCAACGACTTGGTGGTGGCCGGGCTTGAGCCGCAGGCGGCCGAAGCGCCGTGGTGGGGAGCGACAGGATGA
- a CDS encoding type II secretion system F family protein — protein MTASNWGAGTVTAVAVAFGTLCGLGFVAIGYGVVRRSVREEQPGLRHRLLGRLPADWTTRRFAIAVTVGLVVGALTGWPVAAVLTTVAVLTLPGLLGPDRAAARRTERMEALAAWTEMLRDTLSAAAGLEQAVLATADIAPTALEYEMRTLAATVRSGRSLPTALRAFAAEVDDPLADVVVAALVMAAEQQAGQLAPLLGELAESVREQVAMRQRIDAGRASVRTGVHVTVIVTLGMAVGMVVFNRPFLDPFNTWTGQAVLAAVGGLFAASFTYLSAIGRIDEPVRLINPTALAGTGVAPGGQL, from the coding sequence ATGACCGCGTCCAACTGGGGTGCCGGCACCGTCACGGCGGTTGCAGTCGCGTTCGGGACCTTGTGCGGGCTTGGCTTTGTGGCGATCGGTTACGGCGTCGTACGGCGATCCGTGCGGGAGGAGCAGCCCGGGCTCAGACATCGGCTGCTCGGGCGGCTGCCTGCTGACTGGACGACCCGGCGCTTCGCGATCGCAGTGACGGTCGGGTTGGTTGTGGGCGCGTTGACAGGATGGCCGGTGGCGGCGGTGCTGACCACGGTCGCCGTGCTGACCTTGCCTGGACTGCTCGGCCCGGACCGCGCGGCGGCCAGGCGGACGGAGCGGATGGAAGCGCTGGCCGCGTGGACGGAGATGCTGCGCGACACCCTCTCCGCCGCGGCCGGCCTGGAGCAAGCCGTACTGGCGACCGCCGACATTGCGCCCACCGCTCTTGAGTACGAGATGCGGACGCTGGCTGCGACTGTCCGCTCGGGCCGTTCGCTGCCCACGGCGCTGAGGGCATTCGCCGCAGAGGTGGACGATCCGCTGGCGGATGTGGTGGTGGCCGCGCTGGTCATGGCGGCCGAGCAGCAGGCGGGCCAGTTGGCGCCGCTGCTGGGCGAGCTCGCGGAGTCGGTGCGGGAGCAGGTGGCCATGCGGCAGCGCATCGACGCCGGCCGCGCGAGCGTACGGACCGGCGTGCACGTCACCGTCATCGTCACGCTGGGGATGGCGGTGGGGATGGTGGTCTTCAACCGCCCGTTCCTGGATCCGTTCAACACGTGGACGGGGCAGGCGGTTCTGGCAGCGGTGGGGGGCTTGTTCGCCGCCAGCTTCACCTACCTGTCCGCCATTGGCCGCATCGACGAACCCGTCCGCCTGATCAACCCCACCGCACTCGCCGGCACGGGTGTCGCACCGGGAGGCCAACTGTGA
- a CDS encoding BTAD domain-containing putative transcriptional regulator, translating to MTHQVALRQRLTAAVTALGTLALTLALLAGMPYVLWQAVGIPWPDSVHSWHELGERLAQPISDPLVIDLLAMVGWVCWAAFAFTVIREVCWYTAHLPQLLHDRRAHRDHVADLSLKGSLAALCIGTLVVALLSLWRPAPAAAQQPPFANEAPHRITATAPLHPALVQQATTGAATSAAMSRPKANGPHASAEAVRHIEYTVVEGDTLWDIAAAHLGDALKWPRIYALNKDRVQSDGAQLDDPDTLQAGWRLTLPVSNHSASPATTVAPDGPTPDSVSKSPSASPAPPRPAPDQGPATGRHVLSTPRQDDAASGRKEEATAAPGPAAIGFGEASLIGITVAAGLLAARRYWYVHQRRRREPDTQAPALSPLVDKAAQAAHAAAQPRRPRDPEALITRRTPPQQPCTADTVTIGVSDNSEVPLDVLATTGGCTWTGPGAEDAARALLTGVLTAAERQRPAAPQVKAVVPQDLADCLLPGLPRQFSAVTQTTDTAHAVRIAEQHLVIHARAQHDRDTPTTGPATSGSADETEPGALLLLATPDAAHLGQVQALATRSRPGVLIVLTLNTPLPEAEHWNIAADGTTTRPDAHLQHPSQLELFHLTPDAGHDMTEVLLGAHGQRPHLRILPDQRPPSRDSQPPADPADDSESEPPPADLHATAPSRPQQTKPVRLHVLGPVTLYARGHEDPVGTNLRPEVHEFLALLAAHPTGLLAADIADKLQLDPDNEQNALKNLRRAVRRALRTATGITTQEFILRQGELHKLHPELVETDLADFTRILRKAFSATTDSAHDALSAVGEAMAHYRGPFAHGTDYLWADAIREHLTTQATDAALRLARQAEYATAEPQHRDVVLPLLEHLATLHPDHERLTQHAIRLYQAAGRHDAARHSYTRLERHLAELGLTPDPATQALITPRPHSRQMG from the coding sequence ATGACCCACCAAGTTGCACTACGCCAGCGCCTGACCGCGGCCGTCACGGCCCTGGGCACCCTCGCCCTCACCCTCGCCCTGCTGGCCGGGATGCCTTACGTGCTGTGGCAGGCGGTCGGCATCCCCTGGCCCGACAGTGTCCACTCCTGGCACGAGCTGGGCGAGCGGCTCGCACAGCCGATCAGCGATCCCCTGGTCATCGACCTGCTGGCCATGGTCGGCTGGGTGTGCTGGGCCGCCTTCGCCTTCACCGTGATCCGTGAAGTCTGCTGGTACACCGCGCACCTCCCACAACTGCTGCACGACCGACGCGCTCACCGCGACCACGTGGCCGACCTGTCTCTCAAGGGCTCGCTGGCCGCGCTGTGCATCGGCACTCTTGTCGTCGCTCTGCTCAGCCTCTGGCGCCCCGCGCCGGCCGCCGCCCAGCAGCCCCCTTTCGCGAACGAGGCCCCGCACCGGATCACCGCGACAGCCCCGCTCCACCCCGCGCTGGTGCAGCAAGCCACCACCGGCGCCGCAACCTCGGCGGCGATGTCCCGGCCGAAGGCCAACGGGCCTCACGCCAGCGCCGAAGCGGTGCGGCACATCGAGTACACGGTGGTGGAAGGTGACACACTGTGGGACATCGCCGCGGCGCACCTCGGTGACGCGCTCAAATGGCCACGGATCTACGCCCTCAACAAGGACCGTGTGCAAAGCGACGGTGCCCAGCTCGACGACCCGGACACGCTCCAGGCCGGCTGGCGGCTGACCCTCCCTGTCAGTAACCACTCCGCTTCGCCGGCAACCACCGTCGCTCCCGACGGCCCCACGCCGGATTCCGTATCGAAGTCCCCATCCGCCTCACCGGCGCCGCCCCGGCCAGCCCCCGACCAGGGACCTGCCACCGGCCGGCACGTCCTCTCCACACCACGCCAGGACGACGCCGCCTCGGGCCGCAAGGAAGAGGCGACGGCAGCGCCGGGACCGGCCGCCATCGGGTTCGGGGAGGCGAGCCTGATCGGCATCACTGTGGCGGCAGGTCTTCTGGCCGCGCGGCGCTACTGGTACGTCCACCAGCGCCGCCGGCGTGAACCGGACACGCAGGCACCCGCTCTCAGCCCCCTGGTCGACAAGGCCGCACAAGCCGCACACGCCGCCGCACAACCCCGCCGTCCCCGCGACCCCGAAGCCCTGATTACCCGCCGTACCCCACCCCAACAACCCTGCACTGCAGACACGGTGACCATCGGGGTAAGCGACAACAGCGAGGTGCCCCTCGACGTTCTGGCCACCACCGGCGGCTGCACCTGGACCGGCCCCGGAGCCGAGGACGCCGCCCGCGCGCTGCTGACCGGCGTCCTCACCGCCGCCGAACGCCAACGCCCCGCCGCTCCCCAAGTCAAGGCCGTTGTCCCGCAAGACCTCGCCGACTGCCTGCTGCCTGGCCTGCCGCGGCAGTTCAGCGCGGTGACCCAGACCACCGACACCGCACACGCGGTCCGTATTGCCGAACAACACCTGGTTATCCACGCCCGTGCACAGCACGACCGCGATACGCCGACGACCGGCCCAGCAACATCGGGCAGTGCCGACGAGACCGAACCCGGCGCCCTGCTCCTGCTGGCCACGCCGGACGCCGCCCACCTCGGACAGGTCCAGGCCCTGGCGACCCGCAGTCGACCCGGCGTCCTGATCGTGCTCACCCTCAACACCCCACTGCCTGAAGCCGAGCACTGGAACATCGCCGCCGACGGCACCACCACCCGACCCGACGCACACCTCCAACACCCCAGTCAGCTGGAGCTGTTCCACCTCACACCCGACGCGGGCCACGACATGACCGAGGTCCTCCTCGGCGCTCACGGCCAGCGCCCCCACCTGCGCATCCTCCCCGACCAACGCCCACCCTCGCGCGACAGCCAGCCACCAGCCGACCCCGCCGACGACTCGGAGAGCGAACCGCCCCCTGCCGACCTGCACGCCACCGCCCCCTCTCGTCCGCAACAGACCAAGCCCGTTCGCCTTCACGTCCTCGGCCCCGTCACGCTCTACGCCCGCGGTCACGAAGATCCCGTCGGCACCAACCTGCGGCCCGAAGTCCACGAATTCCTCGCCCTGCTCGCCGCCCACCCCACCGGACTCCTGGCCGCCGACATTGCCGACAAACTCCAACTCGACCCGGACAACGAGCAGAACGCACTGAAAAACCTCCGCCGCGCCGTACGACGCGCCCTGCGCACAGCAACCGGAATCACCACACAGGAATTCATCCTCCGTCAGGGAGAACTCCATAAACTCCACCCGGAACTCGTAGAAACCGACCTCGCGGATTTCACCCGCATCCTCAGGAAAGCTTTCTCTGCAACGACGGATTCAGCACATGACGCCTTGTCTGCTGTAGGGGAGGCCATGGCCCACTACCGCGGCCCCTTCGCGCATGGCACTGACTATCTGTGGGCTGACGCGATTCGGGAACACCTCACGACGCAGGCCACCGACGCCGCTCTCCGCCTGGCCCGCCAAGCCGAATACGCCACGGCCGAGCCGCAACACCGAGACGTCGTCCTGCCGCTCTTGGAGCACCTGGCAACCCTTCACCCGGACCACGAGCGGCTGACTCAACACGCCATCCGCCTCTACCAGGCCGCCGGCCGCCACGACGCCGCCCGACACTCCTACACCCGTCTCGAACGCCACCTCGCCGAACTCGGCCTCACACCCGACCCGGCCACCCAAGCCCTCATCACACCCAGGCCCCACTCCCGGCAGATGGGGTAA
- a CDS encoding Tad domain-containing protein yields MKTRVRRHLACVRAGFVQGDDRGQATAFVVGVVAALWLFAGIVVDGGLALAGKARALDVAQEAARSGAQQLDVGQLRHHDEVRLVRAEAARAARAHVASAGDSGSAMVRGNAVTVHVTHRYHPQILQLVGLRTLTLHATATSHAERATP; encoded by the coding sequence GTGAAGACACGTGTCCGAAGGCATTTGGCCTGCGTTCGCGCCGGGTTCGTACAAGGTGATGACCGGGGTCAGGCCACGGCGTTCGTTGTCGGCGTCGTCGCTGCGCTGTGGCTGTTCGCCGGGATTGTCGTGGATGGGGGCTTGGCCCTGGCTGGCAAGGCCCGGGCGCTGGATGTGGCGCAGGAGGCCGCGCGGAGCGGTGCCCAGCAGCTCGACGTCGGACAGCTGCGCCACCACGACGAGGTCCGGCTCGTGCGTGCCGAAGCCGCCCGCGCCGCCCGCGCCCATGTCGCCTCCGCCGGAGACAGCGGCAGCGCGATGGTGAGGGGGAACGCCGTCACCGTCCACGTCACCCACCGCTACCACCCCCAGATCCTGCAACTGGTCGGCCTGCGCACCCTCACCCTGCACGCGACCGCCACCTCGCACGCCGAACGCGCCACCCCCTAA
- a CDS encoding type II secretion system F family protein has translation MIVMLLGALFGAGITTLVYGLRPPRPALADVLTAVNAPVEPVHSPTRDAEEMEWATRLGRRAVPLVRALGFPTRSLRADLAVCGTDEEQHLAGKAACAMTGLVAPWTVVLLLRLGAGVAAGWWVPLAGSLALAAVLFFVPDLALRRQAERRRREMRHTLSLVLDLTVIALAGGAGVQQALTQAIAAPQGWAAGALRHALHVAQLTRTSPWTHLGDLGRQLDVSDLVELSSTLSLAGSEGAKVRSSLGAKARAMRRRRVSEADGAAQAATEQMSLPVVGLFGAFLLLIGYPALAHVLSVT, from the coding sequence GTGATCGTCATGCTGCTCGGCGCGCTGTTCGGCGCCGGAATCACCACCCTCGTCTACGGCCTGCGTCCTCCCAGACCCGCGCTCGCCGATGTCCTCACTGCCGTCAACGCACCTGTGGAGCCTGTGCATTCGCCGACACGCGATGCGGAGGAAATGGAGTGGGCGACCCGGTTGGGGCGGCGGGCCGTGCCGCTGGTGCGGGCGCTCGGCTTCCCCACTCGCTCGTTGCGCGCGGACCTGGCCGTGTGCGGGACGGACGAGGAGCAGCATCTGGCGGGAAAGGCGGCCTGCGCGATGACCGGGCTCGTCGCGCCGTGGACCGTGGTCCTGCTGCTGCGCCTGGGGGCGGGCGTCGCGGCCGGGTGGTGGGTGCCGCTGGCTGGCTCCCTCGCTTTGGCGGCGGTGCTGTTCTTCGTCCCGGACTTGGCTCTGCGGCGGCAGGCGGAGCGGCGACGCCGGGAGATGCGACATACCCTCAGCCTCGTCCTGGACCTGACCGTGATCGCCCTCGCGGGCGGCGCCGGCGTCCAGCAGGCGCTCACCCAGGCCATCGCCGCACCGCAAGGCTGGGCAGCCGGCGCCTTGCGCCACGCCCTGCATGTCGCCCAGCTCACCCGCACCAGCCCATGGACTCACCTGGGCGATCTCGGCCGGCAGCTGGACGTTTCCGACCTGGTGGAACTCTCCTCGACGCTGAGCCTGGCGGGCAGTGAGGGAGCGAAAGTCCGCAGCTCGCTGGGGGCGAAGGCACGGGCGATGCGACGGCGCAGGGTCTCCGAGGCTGACGGGGCGGCGCAAGCGGCCACCGAGCAGATGTCGCTGCCCGTGGTGGGGCTGTTCGGCGCCTTCCTGTTGCTGATCGGGTACCCGGCCCTGGCCCACGTGCTGTCTGTGACCTGA